GACACTGAGGTGCTTCTAGCAGTGGTGGTCATCCTCTGGCATGGAGCTGCAATGCTATTCCGTCTCTTCTGGGAGACCTTGCTGGGCGTGGTGGAACGTGCTTAGAGTCGTCTTCTCGTCAGAGGAGGATCTGGGTTCAATTCCCGACCATTGCACACGGCGACTCTCTTAGTATGTTGATGGACCACATAGATTACGCAATGACACGGGCCTCTTAATTACCTCACTTATATTCAGTTCAGTGTCCAGTTGATTGGTGTTGGTTGCTGGATTGAACAGATGCACGGAGCGTAAACACACCTGGTGTGAATTCAAGATGGCAAATCTCTTCTTTTAGCATGCCTCtaaaacacaccctcacacacacacacacacacacacacacacacacacacacacacacacacacacacacacacacacacacacacacacctacacacacacttaggatTCTTGAGGACATGGAAAATTGGTGACCTCATTGCTGATAACATTCAGTCTTAATGGTTTAGGAaagggggcgagggggggggcgCGAGACGGTAGCCAACCCCCCTCTGAGAAACACGGCCTCCAGTGACTGGCTTTAGGAGGCCGGGGAGCCTGTGATTGAGGACGGGTCAGAAGTAGACCTCTGTTCAtttcactgtgtttgtgtttgtgtgtgtgtgtgtgtgtgtgtgtgtgtctggggtgtgtttgtgtgtgtgcaagtaatGAGTATGAGTTGAAGTTGGAGTCTTCCtgctccgctgtgtgtgtgtgtgtgtgtgtgtgtgtgtgtgtgtgtgtgtgtgtgtgtgtgtgtgtgtgtgtgtgtgtgtctgtgtgtgtgtgtgtgtgtgtgtgtgtgtgtgtgtgtgtgtgtgtgtgtgtgtgtgtgtgtgtgtgtgtgtgtgtgtgtgtgtgtgcgtgtgtgcacgtgtccaTGGTACTGAGTCTTTAGATTAAGCCAGTGGGGGAGAATGCCCCATGCCCCTAAACTTTTCTGGTATGcatcaagagagagacagagagaaagagagagtgtttaagTTTAAGAAGGGAAGGAAAGCTTGCTTCTGCATAATGGtgaaatggtgtgtgagtgtgtgtgcgcattttgATTTAGTTTTCATCTCCATGAAACCACTGCTATTAATAAACTGCCTCACTGAACTCAGTGAAATCTCACTGCTTCGTTGTTATTCTCATTTTctacattaaacacacacacacacacacacacacacacacacacacacacacacacacacacacacagtaaaatgaACAGAGGTCTACTTTTGACCCGTCCTCAATCACAGGCTCCCCAGCGTCCTGAAGCCAAGGACTGGAGGCCGTGCTTCTCAGAGGGGGGTTGGCTACCGTCTCTGGCCTCAGGAGAAGTCCACCTCTTGGGCTGCTGCTCCGAGGGTCTCCCCTACAGGAGCCAATCCTCCAGCACTCTGTTTCCAGGAGGCCCGGCTCTGCTGTATCTTCCATATCAGCACTCATATCAAGGCTTGATCCTGCAGGCTCACAAGACTTTATCAGTCCATTAGTTTATGATCCTGCAGCGGTTTGTGCATGTGaatcgggtgtgtgtgtgtgagtgagagtgggcctgtgtgtgtgtgtgtgtgtgtgtgagggtgggcctgtgtgtgtgtgtgagtgtgtgtgtgtgtgtgtgtgtgtgtgtgtgtgtgtgtgtgggagtgggcctgtgtgtgtgtttgtgtgtgtgtttgtgtgtgtgtgtgtgtggtgtctctgtgtgggaacaacagtgtatgtttgtgtgtgtgtgtgggggggtgcatttgtttttgtgtgagtctgtgtgtgagaaaagtaAGGGTGGGAGATGGGTGCTGGTGATTTTGAGAAGCTGAGTGAGTCTCAGTTAACCCTCTGCCGGAGATGAAGAGCTTCAGGAGGAAACCTCCCCAGCATGCACAGCAGATGTGAGAGTCtctattcaaacacacagacacagacacacacacacacacacacacacacacacacacacactcgatccttcatacacacacacacaaacacacacacacacacatagacagacatacaaatgcacacactcgtGTATGTACACGTAcattctctctccgtctcttctctctcacacacacaatcacaaacatgtGCATGTTAATATGTAAACCACACAGCTTTTTTCCCTCCTATTCATCCTTGAATTAATGAATAAGCACACgaatagccacacacacacacacagactcacacacactcactcactcactcacaagcacaTATACCTGTTCTCTGTTCTTCATCCATCTGATTTGGTCTGTTCCCATCGCATACACAAAGCACAGCGCACATCATTTTTTCTAGTGGCACATATATGCAATTTTGGATCTCAATCATCCTCTCCTTGTACACActgtgcaagcacacacacacacacacacacgcacacacacacacacacacacaagcacacacacaagcacacacacacactctggtttACGGACAAACACAAAATAGGAGATGTGCCGTGTAATTGGGGGACAGGAGCCAGTCTGTCTAATGCCTCAAGCCTAgtgcctaaaacacacacacacacacacacacacacacacacacacacacacactcaaaacaggtATGCGTTATATAAGAGAAATGAATGTGTATGCAGGCTTCTGTATTCACTATGCTaaatgtgtacagtatatgcacatacacacacacacacacatacatagacctatgcacaatgacacacagatacacacacacacacactcaaaaaggtATGTGTTATATAAGAgaaatgaatgtgtctgtgggcttttgtatttgttatgcTGAATGCGGAcagtacatgcacatacacacacacatacatagacctatgcacaatgacacacagacacaaacacacacacacacagcgagagactTGGTGTAGATGAACTGCTGAACTGCTTCCAGCCTTTTATTggttacagtctctctctctttgtgtgtttgtgtgagaaggATTTGTTCTTCACTCTGTTTTCCTCAGCAACTGTCCTAcctatccacaaacacacaatgaaacacTGTAGCGGTTAAGATGGTCTCTTTTTATAtagtcatttatatatatatatatatatatatatatatatatatatatatatatatatattctttacaGAGTGTGCACACATGGAGAGTGTTATGGGATAAGAGCAAAGGAATGTGTCTTATTTAGTAACTTGAATTAATAGTGAGTAGGGGAAAAGATGGGCATGATTTCATAGATCCATATTTTTTGAGAGTTAATGGATAATCCCCAAGCTTTCATAGCAACATTCTTTACCTGGGCGTCAGATAGTTTTGGGCCGTTTGTGTCTAACCACAATTATAAGAGCATAGCATATTTATATGGCATGTGCGTAATGTTTTAAGCAGTTTCAATCAACACTCCCCAAGACAaacctacatctctctctctctctctctctctctttcacacactcacacacacacacacacacacacacacacacacactaatataagTGCTCGCTTGCTgctcaaaatgtgtgtgttgaaacagCCAAAACGTTGGACAAGCCttaacacacaagcaaaaacaGAAATTCAACAGAAATGCAAAATACAAATCATCATGCTAGTCATGTGGTCATCAAAAGTGCAATAAAATGAGCAAGTCCATCGCTAGCGTATTAAGTCCAAGCCGTCATGGAGACCGTGTTAGGGTGGGCTATTTGGTGACAAGTGTGCATACAACCAACCGGACCATTGGACAGTTATTTTGTTTTCCTCGGACTTTCACAGACAGGCGACACACGGTGATCTCAAACCCTGGGGTAGGCTACAACGTTCTCAGAGTTGAAGACTTTATGAATAGATAACTCTTTTCGTATTTAAACATTCACTCTGGTCTCTGCCGCTGGCTTTCTCTGCGCGCAAAAGCccagtctctcttttctcacatCACGGGCTTCTCCAGAATTTAACTCCTATACTTATGCAGGTGCCGGTGGTATTGTTCATATATAGTCAGGAAGTTGTTTTTTGCGATTAGGCTTCCTATGCGACATTTTTTCGATAGTAGTGATAAGATAAGATAGTAGTGTGATGatggttgtttttctttaacATCAACTTTTTCATTTGACACATCCTGTTCACCTACAGTTTCCCTCCATCGGTAGCGACTGGCTGGACTTTCGCGAGTTGTCACAATCCTTCCACGTGTCGGAACCCTCGTTTGGGTTGCGAGTGGTAGGCAGTCTCGTGAGTAGGGTTGTCCTACGCAAGCTGCCGTCCGAATCCTTGCGGCACGCGCGGCCAAGTCTGCTACAGCACGGGAAACAGCGCACGAAGTCGTTGAGCAGATGTCCGCTGAAGAGCATGTAGATCCAAGGGTTACAGCAGCTGTTGAGGCTAGCCAGCAATGCGGATAACGTGACAGCCGTATTCTCAGAATCTGTTCgtggaaagagaaaaatatctTGGATTAAAATGCTTGTGTTTTTATGGTCCATCTGTGTTTTTCCTCGATAGCACTTTGGGAATAACAATGAACTCTCAACACAGAATGGAATGGTTGTCATACATTGGCAAATCATGTGGGCGAATTCCTGACATGTCTGGCACAATTTATCCCCTATGTAGCCTATGAGATCATGTTATGGCttaacatgcaaacaaacacacccccccccccccccccacacacacacacacatatatatatatacagagagagagagaacctatATTGAGAGAGCCACTATCCATTTTACTTCCTTcgatttaattatttttaacatagcCTAAATATGTTCCAACCagtttattttgttaattttataTTTTGCAAAGCGTACAATTTAACTAACTCGTCCTAAAAAACACAGGTAGACTACAATGCTACAACACACTAGCCATGCGGCGCACATATCACTATATACCTGCCACTGTATGCAGAGTTACACCTGCCACTGTATGCAGTATGTTTTGGAGTGCAATGGGGCTTACTGAAACCGTAGATATGCTGTGTGTAATGACGTGGCGAATTTGGCAAAAGTGTATGTGACCAGGGCAGTGTGACCTAAGTGTAGAGCTATGCAAAGGGACGCGCCTCTCATTTTCAACAATTTGTCTCCTGTTTGATAGTTTCAGCCAAGCGCCGAGGAGTCTAGACGGGGCGCGGGTCATGAGCTTGAGAGGGGGAACTTACCGTCCCAGGAGAAGTTTGCGTCCCATACGGACCACATCTGCACGATGAAAAAGGGAGCCCAGCACACAATGTATGCCAGAACTATCACAAAAGTCATTTTCACGGTTCTTAGTTTGGCGCGGGATATGATGGTAACGCTGCTCACGGACGCCTTGCCAATCAGACCACTCCTGTGCGGGGATTCTGCCGCTGCCGTTCGTCTCTGGGTCTTGTACTTGACATTTTGCCAGATGCTGCGACATATGAAGCCGTAGCAgatcaccagcaccaccacaggGATGAGGAAGATTCCCGTGGTGATCCAGGTGATGTAAGCGCGCACGCCCCAAGGCTCGACGAAGTGTCCCCAACAGTCGTAGACGTCCGAGCCGTTCTGGATCTCGCTCAGGGAGAAGATGAAGTACTGCGGCGCGCTCAGCACCAGGCTGCACGCCCAGGTGGACGCGATCATGACGTACGCGCGTTGCGTGGGCTGCTGCAGCGTCTTGAGCGGGTGACAGATGGCTATGTAGCGGTCCAgggtcatcatcaccatcatgtAGGTGGAGGCGAACATGCCCAGCACCTGCAGGTGCTTCACGATCCGGCAGAGGAAGTCCGGGCCGTAGAAGCGAAAGGTGACCTCCCAGCAGAGTTGGGGCAGCACCTGGAAGAAGGCCACTACCAGGTCCGCTAGGCTCAAGTGCTTGATGAAGAGGTGGACCCTtgagcttttctttttctttttggcgCTGTTGTTCAGAGCCAGGAGCACGCTTACGTTCCCGACCACCGCTACCACGAAGGTGATGCTCAGGACAGTTATCTCGATTTTAGCCACCTCCTCGTTCCGCCCGAACGGGTCTGAGTTGTTTCCTGCGGCGTCGCTGAAGTTGGCCACACTGCCGCCCATCACAAGGCTGTCTCTAGGCATCAGAGTGTCATTCTCGCCGGTGTAATTGCGCGCGCCATCAGCGCCGGGCAGGAGCGCACTGGCCGTAAAGTGCATTTCCCCGCTGCGCTCTCGCGCTGGTGTCCACACAGTCCTCACCGTGTCCACAACAAGACTTCACTTTATGACTCACagattttttgtctttttaaattAATGTCTGGGCAGCAATGATACGCGCACAGAGACTCCAAAATAATCCGTATGAAGATCATATTCAGTTAATATTCCGACTCTCTGCTGTTCAAGTCTCCCCGTGGGTATGGATCCTCCAGGTCGGCTCGAATCAGACTGGATCCGCGGAGGCTCCTCGGCTTTTTTCATGGGCATAGATGAGTGGAGCTGTCCGTATCGATGCTCTGAAAGACTATGTTGGGTAGTCCGACATCAGATGCCCCTCTATAAAGAGCAAATGCTGGGGCCGCCTCCTTGCAACCAcccctcttcacccccccccccgcccccccatcccaccctcctctctctctctctctctctctctcgctctctctctctctctctccctccctcactcacacacacacacacgcagggaaacatgcacatacacactattcGTGAGAACAGAACTAAGTTGTGTTAGCCGCACCATGTTGACAGAAAtacacatttttatatatttatatttcaaaaCCCATGGTGTGAATTAAACCATCATATCAATCACCATGTCCATTTGaccacataaaaacaaaataatgtattaaCAAACATTTGAGCTTATATGCGATAGGTCTACTTTCCTTTTTCAATTTTTTAAAAACAGATAATCGATTTAAGCGTGCCTGCTGAGTTATACTGTGAACCAGAACGGAATAGCCTCAGTGACTGTTATTTTTTACAGTAGCCTAACCTACAGTAGTTGCTATTACACCTATTGTATATCGACTATAAGGACTATAAACTTTTCCTTCAATCAAATGTTGAGTTAAATCTGATATGCAGCAGTCACGCTGCTTAAACATTTTTTCATAGAAGTTATCTGTCGATGCTGGAAATAAATCTTGAACGCGCTGCGATTTGGCTGAACAGCAGATACCACGCTGCTGTTTGGAATGGGCGCGGGGTCAGCAGCGAGCCATTCTACCTGCGTGAAATCGTGAAAATAAGCATATCACAAATTCGTCTGGAGAGCAAGCTGCCCACACAAAGCACAAAACTAACACGGTAAGGACAGATTTAATTCTACGGAAGACCTGTTGAATGGGAGCATTTAGTAAAATAAACAGCCTCTGAGCTTAtgtgtctgtggtatgtgtgtgtgtgtgtgtgtgtgcggggataTTTTGTTGCAGAGTGAATCTATGTCGGTGTACGCAAAAGACAAAGAGATTtatatgagtgaatgtgtgtgtgtgtgtgtgtgtgtgtgtgtgacagacagacagcaggaagaAAATTAAAGAGTGTTT
Above is a window of Clupea harengus chromosome 21, Ch_v2.0.2, whole genome shotgun sequence DNA encoding:
- the LOC105912089 gene encoding arg8-vasotocin receptor-like, producing MHFTASALLPGADGARNYTGENDTLMPRDSLVMGGSVANFSDAAGNNSDPFGRNEEVAKIEITVLSITFVVAVVGNVSVLLALNNSAKKKKKSSRVHLFIKHLSLADLVVAFFQVLPQLCWEVTFRFYGPDFLCRIVKHLQVLGMFASTYMMVMMTLDRYIAICHPLKTLQQPTQRAYVMIASTWACSLVLSAPQYFIFSLSEIQNGSDVYDCWGHFVEPWGVRAYITWITTGIFLIPVVVLVICYGFICRSIWQNVKYKTQRRTAAAESPHRSGLIGKASVSSVTIISRAKLRTVKMTFVIVLAYIVCWAPFFIVQMWSVWDANFSWDDSENTAVTLSALLASLNSCCNPWIYMLFSGHLLNDFVRCFPCCSRLGRACRKDSDGSLRRTTLLTRLPTTRNPNEGSDTWKDCDNSRKSSQSLPMEGNCR